The Streptomyces europaeiscabiei genome window below encodes:
- a CDS encoding methyltransferase, with protein sequence MSDRMTAPWGEYTLARFPENPRDQLRAWDASDAYLLRHLAESGTPLDGTVVVVGDRWGALTTALAAYGPTQITDSLLSREATRANLERIGVAADTVRLLTTRDTPPDRVDVLLVRVPKSLALLEDQLHRLAPAVHEGTVVIGTGMVKEIHTSTLKLFERILGPTRTSFAQQKARLILCTPDTRILAARGRDPWPYSYQLPGDIGLLAGRTVINHAGVFCADRLDIGTRFFLRHLPKNPGGGRVVDLGCGNGVVGTAVALADPDAEVVFVDESYQAVASAEATYRANRPDSDGRAEFLVGDGLETFPPGSVDLVLNNPPFHSHQATTDATARRMFTGARRALRPGGELWVVGNRHLAYHVTLRRIFGNSEVVASDAKFVVLKAVRRG encoded by the coding sequence ATGAGCGACCGTATGACCGCGCCCTGGGGCGAGTACACCCTGGCCCGCTTCCCCGAGAACCCCCGTGACCAGCTGCGCGCCTGGGACGCGTCCGACGCGTATCTGCTGCGCCACCTCGCGGAGAGCGGGACGCCGTTGGACGGCACGGTCGTGGTCGTCGGGGACCGCTGGGGTGCGCTGACCACCGCGCTGGCCGCGTACGGGCCGACGCAGATCACCGACTCGCTCCTGAGCCGGGAGGCGACGCGGGCGAACCTGGAGCGGATTGGCGTCGCGGCCGACACGGTACGGCTGCTCACCACCCGGGACACGCCCCCGGACCGCGTCGACGTGCTGCTCGTCCGGGTCCCCAAGAGCCTCGCGCTCCTGGAGGACCAGCTGCACCGGCTCGCGCCCGCCGTGCACGAGGGCACGGTCGTGATCGGCACCGGGATGGTCAAGGAGATCCACACCTCCACGCTCAAGCTCTTCGAGCGGATCCTCGGCCCCACCCGCACCTCGTTCGCCCAGCAGAAGGCGCGGCTGATCCTCTGCACCCCGGATACGAGGATCCTTGCGGCGCGGGGCAGGGATCCATGGCCTTACAGCTATCAACTGCCTGGCGACATCGGCCTGTTGGCGGGGCGGACCGTCATCAACCACGCGGGCGTGTTCTGCGCCGACCGACTGGACATCGGCACCCGCTTCTTCCTGCGGCATCTGCCGAAGAACCCTGGTGGCGGACGCGTCGTCGATCTGGGATGCGGCAACGGTGTGGTCGGTACGGCGGTCGCACTGGCCGATCCGGACGCCGAGGTGGTGTTCGTCGACGAGTCCTACCAGGCGGTGGCCTCGGCGGAGGCGACGTACCGGGCGAACCGGCCGGACTCCGACGGCAGAGCCGAGTTCCTGGTCGGCGACGGGCTGGAGACGTTCCCGCCGGGGAGTGTCGATCTCGTCCTCAACAACCCGCCGTTCCACTCCCACCAGGCGACGACCGACGCCACGGCCCGGCGGATGTTCACCGGGGCGCGGCGGGCGCTGCGGCCGGGCGGTGAACTGTGGGTGGTCGGCAACCGCCATCTGGCCTATCACGTGACGCTGCGACGGATCTTCGGCAACAGTGAAGTCGTCGCGAGTGACGCCAAGTTCGTGGTGCTGAAGGCGGTCAGGCGGGGTTAG
- a CDS encoding AraC family transcriptional regulator, which yields MRETEIHLGEPPVVALIGVGVHGVASSTDVFRLPELWQLHLYQYEAELTVDGTAHPIRPGRVSLVPPGTTVRYRYRGRSEHLFAHLRIAPAGPSRTVPVVQDAGPELPGLTGLLLQAVAAAPSEPDRTRAEIWTTLWRVAHLTPPATAGTGPHPAVTTAIAHIEAHLAAPLTIPEVARVAGVSHNHLTRLFHAETGGTVVAYVRRRRLERAHHLLRATTLSIPAVAASVGIPDLQAFNKACRRELGASPRALRGATFPAGAANPA from the coding sequence ATGCGGGAGACGGAGATCCACCTCGGTGAGCCGCCGGTCGTCGCCCTCATCGGTGTCGGCGTGCACGGCGTGGCGAGCAGCACGGACGTGTTCCGGCTGCCGGAACTGTGGCAGCTGCACCTCTATCAGTACGAGGCCGAACTGACCGTCGACGGCACGGCCCACCCCATCCGCCCCGGGCGGGTCAGCCTCGTACCGCCCGGCACCACGGTCCGCTACCGCTACCGGGGCCGCTCCGAACACCTCTTCGCCCATCTGCGCATCGCCCCGGCCGGACCCTCCCGCACGGTTCCGGTCGTACAGGACGCCGGACCCGAACTCCCCGGCCTCACCGGGCTGTTGCTCCAGGCCGTGGCCGCCGCCCCGAGCGAGCCCGACCGTACCCGGGCCGAGATCTGGACCACCCTGTGGCGCGTCGCCCATCTGACCCCGCCCGCCACCGCGGGCACCGGTCCGCACCCGGCGGTCACCACCGCCATCGCCCACATCGAGGCTCACCTGGCCGCCCCGCTCACCATCCCGGAGGTGGCCCGCGTGGCCGGTGTCTCCCACAACCACCTGACCCGGCTGTTCCACGCCGAGACGGGCGGCACGGTCGTTGCCTACGTCCGCCGCCGCAGACTCGAACGCGCCCACCATCTGCTCCGGGCCACGACCCTGTCCATCCCAGCCGTGGCCGCCTCCGTCGGCATCCCCGACCTCCAGGCCTTCAACAAGGCCTGCCGCCGGGAGCTGGGCGCCTCGCCGCGCGCCCTGAGAGGGGCCACGTTCCCGGCAGGAGCCGCTAACCCCGCCTGA
- a CDS encoding class II fructose-bisphosphate aldolase, with the protein MPLTTTRELITGAAAAHCAVAAFNVITLEHVEAVVAGAEAAAAPVVLQVSENAVRFHDGDLLPLARAASAAAERAAVPVALHLDHVRSDDLLRRAADAGFSSVMYDASRLPYLDNLAATHAAVQWAHGQGLWIEAELGRVGGKDAVQVGGDNGAPPLDAHAPGARTDPDEARAFVADSGVDALAVAIGSSHAMTTRTAALDHVLLKRLAGALDVPLVLHGSSGVPDDELRTAVAGGIAKVNIGTALNIALTGAIREYLTARPEVVDPRKYLTAGRAAMADTVARLIGVLRTEEAAPPA; encoded by the coding sequence GTGCCGCTCACGACGACCCGTGAACTGATCACCGGGGCCGCCGCCGCGCACTGTGCGGTGGCCGCGTTCAACGTCATCACCCTGGAGCACGTCGAGGCGGTCGTCGCGGGCGCCGAGGCCGCCGCCGCGCCGGTCGTCCTCCAGGTCAGCGAGAACGCGGTCAGGTTCCACGACGGGGACCTGCTCCCGCTGGCCCGCGCCGCGTCCGCCGCCGCCGAGCGGGCGGCCGTGCCCGTCGCCCTCCACCTCGACCACGTCCGGAGCGACGACCTGCTGCGCCGGGCAGCCGACGCCGGGTTCAGCTCCGTGATGTACGACGCCTCGCGCCTGCCCTACCTGGACAACCTGGCCGCGACGCACGCCGCCGTGCAGTGGGCGCACGGCCAAGGACTGTGGATCGAGGCAGAGCTGGGCCGGGTGGGCGGGAAGGACGCAGTGCAGGTGGGAGGCGACAACGGCGCACCGCCGCTCGACGCGCACGCCCCCGGCGCCCGCACCGACCCCGACGAGGCGCGGGCCTTCGTGGCCGACTCGGGCGTGGACGCGCTCGCCGTCGCCATCGGCAGCTCGCACGCGATGACCACCCGCACCGCGGCCCTCGACCACGTCCTCCTGAAACGGCTGGCCGGTGCCCTGGACGTCCCTCTCGTCCTGCACGGCTCCTCCGGCGTCCCGGACGACGAACTGCGCACGGCCGTCGCGGGCGGCATCGCGAAGGTCAACATCGGCACCGCGCTCAACATCGCGCTGACCGGCGCGATCCGGGAGTACCTCACCGCCCGCCCCGAGGTGGTGGACCCGCGCAAGTACCTCACGGCGGGCCGGGCGGCGATGGCGGACACGGTGGCCCGCCTCATCGGCGTCCTGCGGACGGAAGAGGCCGCCCCACCCGCGTAG
- a CDS encoding SIS domain-containing protein, producing the protein MTHVEDELNSQPECWARVAAEAVEHAGVLPAPGERVALVGCGTSYFMAQAAAVLRERTGLGQTDAFAASEFPLGRAYDRVVALTRSGTTTEVLELLGALRGRTRTTAITADPGTPVMAAADDVIVLGFADEKSVVQTRFATTAFTLLRANLGRHTEAAVADARTALEEPLPEGLVGSSQFTFLGRGWTVGLANEAALKLREAALAWSEAYPAMEYRHGPISVTTEGTVTWMLGEAPEGLAEQVRATGGVWVAGGLDPLAELVRAQRLAVAVAAARGLDPDRPRHLTRSVILDSNDR; encoded by the coding sequence ATGACCCACGTCGAGGACGAGCTGAACAGCCAGCCCGAGTGCTGGGCCCGGGTGGCCGCCGAGGCGGTGGAACACGCCGGGGTCCTGCCGGCGCCGGGAGAGCGGGTGGCGCTCGTCGGCTGTGGGACGTCGTACTTCATGGCGCAGGCCGCCGCCGTGCTGCGTGAACGGACCGGTCTGGGGCAGACGGACGCCTTCGCGGCCTCGGAGTTCCCCCTGGGGCGGGCCTACGACCGCGTCGTCGCCCTCACCCGCTCCGGCACCACCACCGAGGTGCTGGAACTGCTGGGCGCGCTGCGGGGCCGCACCCGTACGACGGCGATCACCGCCGATCCGGGCACCCCCGTGATGGCGGCCGCGGACGATGTCATTGTCCTGGGCTTCGCCGACGAGAAGTCCGTCGTGCAGACCCGCTTCGCCACGACCGCCTTCACTCTCCTGCGTGCCAACCTGGGCCGACACACCGAGGCGGCCGTCGCCGACGCGCGCACCGCGCTGGAGGAGCCCCTGCCCGAAGGCCTCGTCGGCAGCAGCCAGTTCACCTTTCTCGGCCGGGGCTGGACCGTGGGCCTCGCCAACGAGGCCGCGCTGAAGTTGCGCGAGGCGGCGCTGGCGTGGAGCGAGGCCTACCCGGCGATGGAGTACCGGCACGGCCCGATCAGCGTCACCACCGAGGGGACGGTGACCTGGATGCTGGGCGAGGCGCCCGAGGGGCTGGCCGAGCAGGTACGGGCGACCGGCGGGGTGTGGGTGGCCGGCGGGCTCGATCCGCTCGCCGAACTGGTCCGCGCCCAGCGCCTCGCCGTCGCCGTCGCCGCCGCCCGCGGACTCGACCCCGACCGACCGCGCCACCTCACGCGTTCGGTGATCCTCGATTCGAACGACCGCTGA
- a CDS encoding DeoR/GlpR family DNA-binding transcription regulator: MSRDTRWQTLLELLVERERLDVEEIAVELGVSAATIRRDFDRLAEQQMLVRTRGGAVVHGVSYELPLRYRTARRATEKQRIAKAVADLVAPGEAVGLTGGTTTTEVARALAVRGDLASGAPALTVVTNALNIASELAVRPQFKIVVTGGVARARSYELVGPLADGVLDRITLDVAVLGVVALDVVHGAAAHDEAEAAVNRLLCERAGRVVVAADSSKLGRRAFAWICAAESVDTLVTDSAATPESVRRFEEAGVRVVAV; the protein is encoded by the coding sequence ATGTCCCGCGACACCCGTTGGCAGACGCTGCTCGAACTGCTCGTCGAGCGGGAGCGGCTGGACGTCGAGGAGATCGCCGTCGAGCTGGGTGTGTCCGCCGCGACGATCCGGCGCGACTTCGACCGGCTCGCGGAGCAGCAGATGCTCGTCCGTACCCGGGGCGGAGCGGTCGTGCACGGCGTCTCGTACGAGCTGCCGCTCCGCTACAGGACGGCGCGGCGGGCCACCGAGAAGCAACGCATCGCGAAGGCCGTGGCGGATCTCGTCGCCCCCGGCGAGGCGGTCGGCCTGACCGGTGGCACGACCACCACCGAGGTCGCGCGGGCGCTGGCCGTACGGGGTGATCTGGCGTCCGGCGCGCCCGCGCTGACCGTCGTCACGAACGCGCTCAACATCGCGAGCGAGCTGGCCGTGCGGCCCCAGTTCAAGATCGTGGTGACGGGCGGGGTGGCCCGCGCCCGGTCGTACGAACTCGTCGGCCCGCTCGCCGACGGCGTGCTCGACCGGATCACCCTGGACGTGGCCGTCCTCGGCGTGGTCGCCCTGGACGTGGTCCACGGCGCCGCCGCCCACGACGAGGCGGAGGCCGCCGTCAACCGGCTGCTGTGCGAGCGCGCCGGACGGGTCGTGGTCGCGGCCGACTCCAGCAAGCTGGGGAGGCGGGCCTTCGCCTGGATCTGCGCGGCCGAGTCGGTGGACACGCTGGTCACGGACTCGGCCGCGACGCCGGAGAGCGTGCGGCGCTTCGAGGAGGCCGGGGTGCGGGTCGTCGCCGTCTGA